DNA sequence from the Deltaproteobacteria bacterium CG11_big_fil_rev_8_21_14_0_20_49_13 genome:
AAGAAAGCTACTTAAAAGAATTGGTTAGGTATATAATATTAAATCCCATACGCGCAGGACTGGCAAGGCGTTTGACCGAATGGCCGTGGAGCTCCTATCTTGAAACCATTGACCTGAAAGATGCAGAGATCGTTTCAACAAACGATGTGCTAGGCTTGTTCGGCAGTCGACACAAAGCCGCCGTATTCTCCTTTCAAAAATTCATAAACGACGGTAAACGCGAAGGTCACAAAAAAGAATATTACACATTAAAAGATCAAAGAATTTTGGGGGAAGAAGAATTTGCGGAGGACATCATAAAGAACAGTGAAAACGACTTTGAATACCGTAAAATTTCCTTTCGCGAAGTAGTGGACATTGTCGCAAAACAAACAGGCATCGCATACAGCCAAATTTTATCGACCACCAACGAAAGGAACGGCGTCAAGGGAAGGTGCATGGTTGCCTATATCTGCAGAAATATAGCGGGTTTTAAGGCAAAAGAGGTGGGTAGACAGTTTAGAAGATCTCAATCAAGCATATCAAAATTGATCCATAGGGCGG
Encoded proteins:
- a CDS encoding addiction module toxin RelE, with the translated sequence MARKPRIEFPGALYHVIARGNNRQKIFTCEKDYEHFLFRLQQAKKRFKLILYAYALMPNHFHLLIETGEIPLSKIMQSLQLNYTQYFNRKNKRVGHLFQGRYKAILCQKESYLKELVRYIILNPIRAGLARRLTEWPWSSYLETIDLKDAEIVSTNDVLGLFGSRHKAAVFSFQKFINDGKREGHKKEYYTLKDQRILGEEEFAEDIIKNSENDFEYRKISFREVVDIVAKQTGIAYSQILSTTNERNGVKGRCMVAYICRNIAGFKAKEVGRQFRRSQSSISKLIHRAEKDIMNDGPQKQVLATIEDDIKKHYRPCIVRQLDEK